One genomic window of Gemmatimonadaceae bacterium includes the following:
- a CDS encoding DMT family transporter, with protein MLILVLALALLGISTSGPLARLSEAPPLAIATWRLGFSLVIVAVPLVYTRGWRQWRTLHARDFAIAITAGAFLAVHFWSWIASLGMTTVAASVLLVNLHPVAMIAGSALWLGERPTKRQIIGTIVGLGGAAIVALGEGGGARGCTGTGTGGCKGTELLGNALALVGALTVAFYYLSARKLRAKLDVWPYVSLVYGSCFVVLLAFSALAGVHLAPQPPRELAIFAAIALGPMLLGHTGFNWALKHVNAPTVSLVMLGEPVGAGLIAFALPAIAEVPSMRTIVGGAIILTGIVIATLVPRRS; from the coding sequence GTGCTGATCCTGGTTCTCGCCCTCGCCCTCCTTGGTATCTCCACCAGCGGTCCCCTCGCCCGACTCAGCGAGGCCCCTCCGCTGGCCATTGCCACGTGGCGACTGGGCTTTTCGCTGGTCATCGTCGCGGTGCCGCTGGTCTACACGCGGGGATGGCGACAGTGGCGCACGCTGCACGCGAGGGACTTTGCCATCGCCATTACCGCAGGGGCGTTCCTGGCGGTGCATTTCTGGAGCTGGATCGCCTCGCTCGGAATGACCACCGTCGCTGCGTCGGTGCTGCTGGTCAACTTGCATCCCGTGGCGATGATCGCGGGATCGGCGCTCTGGCTGGGTGAGCGGCCGACGAAGCGGCAGATCATCGGGACAATCGTCGGACTTGGGGGGGCGGCAATCGTTGCTCTCGGCGAGGGCGGGGGTGCACGGGGGTGCACAGGCACGGGCACGGGGGGGTGCAAGGGAACGGAACTGCTTGGGAATGCGCTGGCGTTGGTGGGCGCGCTCACGGTGGCGTTCTACTATCTCTCGGCGCGGAAGCTGCGCGCCAAGCTCGATGTCTGGCCGTACGTGTCGCTGGTATACGGCTCGTGCTTCGTGGTGCTGCTGGCCTTCTCCGCGCTGGCCGGCGTGCACTTGGCGCCGCAGCCGCCGCGCGAGCTGGCGATCTTCGCGGCCATCGCGCTGGGGCCGATGCTGCTTGGGCACACGGGGTTCAACTGGGCGCTCAAGCACGTGAATGCGCCGACGGTGAGCCTGGTGATGCTTGGCGAGCCGGTGGGGGCGGGGCTGATCGCGTTCGCGCTCCCGGCCATCGCCGAGGTGCCGTCGATGCGGACGATCGTGGGCGGCGCGATCATCCTTACTGGCATTGTCATCGCGACGCTGGTGCCACGACGCTCGTAA